Part of the Pelodiscus sinensis isolate JC-2024 chromosome 15, ASM4963464v1, whole genome shotgun sequence genome is shown below.
tcaagataattaagatcaaagcagactgtgaagagcatcaaaaagatctcaaactaagtaattgggcaataaaatggcaaatgaaatttaatattgataaatgtgaagtaatgcacattggaaaaaataatcccaaattaTAGATACAATATgagggggactaatttagctagaaCTACTCAAGCGAGATCTTGAAATTATTGTGAATGATTTCACTatgttctctaaaaacatccacatagggtgtgtctacacaacactgtgcaaattgcatatcatatttcaaaatagctttttgaaaTGAAGCACATCTAcagagcaccaaattttgaaataaggcactgTTTTGTGCCATCCCTTACCCTCGTGcaaagaggtttaccaggatgACAATagagtgtgcccattatttaaaaaaatatttcaaaataacaggcagtttGTGGAGACACAGGATGTGATTATCCTGAAAGAgccttgcagtgcagacataccttcaGTATACAGCGGCAGTCAAAAGAACAAACAAGGAATGTTAGGAAGCTtataaaaagggacagagaaaaaACATgatatgcctacatcttgaatactgtgtacagatgtggtcacctcatctcaaaaaagatgtactggcactggaaaaggtcaggaaagggcaacaaaattattaggggcttgACATATACCCcaactgaagagagattaaaaagactgggaattttcagtttagaaaagaggagactaaggggggatatgaaagaggtctataaaatcatgactgatatggaaaaattaaagaaaaaagttatttacttgttcccataatataagaactagaggtcaccgaatgaaattaataggtagcaggtttaaaaacgaacaaaataaatgttttcttcacgcagcgcacagtcagcctgtggaactccttgccacaggatgttgagAAGACTAGAACtccaacagggttcaaaaaagagaactattcatggagattaggtccattaatgactattagccagaatgggtaggaatggtgttcctagcctcagtctggaaatggatgacaggagagggatcacgtgatgattacctgtagtATTTACTCcccctggagcatctggtattggccactgtcagcaaacaggatactggactagatggatgtTTAGTGTgccccagtatggtcattcttatgtttttatattttagcAACAGAAGAGGAAATGGGGaacaattaaatattttcatgttAATGCAAGGGAATCCAATCATGGCATTCATTTTTCCTGTTCGTTCAACTGTTACCATATTAAAGGAAATCCCAAATAAGATTAAGGGCAAGATTACAGATTTTAAGaactttgctaaaaaaaaaaaacattacacTTGCAGGGAATATAGAGAGTTTGACCAACTGCCATGAGTGAGCAGTTTCACATCTTGCTCCAGGGGAAGTTGTCTAGGAAGATGTGAATCAATGTTTTTCCTACATATTGCTCATTTTGGACTATACCTAGAAAGCTCAGCCTGTGAAAGCTGTGGAGGCTTATCTTACCATATTTCTATTGGAGGCTTCAAACAGGAATATGCTGACAGAAGTCAGGCAAGGACCAGAACCTCATCCTTCTCTATAGAAGATTGATCACATATTTTCTTAGGCACTCTTTTGAGAATGCAAGAAATTCACACTACAGCTCCCTTCATTTCAGACTGTTTACAGCTCTAAGGAGTGGCCTGGGTGGAACTTGCTTTTGAATTCATGAAGTGCTGCCTTTAGGGTAGCAGGCAATCAGTGTGGAAAGATAATTctctggccttgtctacactactgcgGGCTGTCAACCTAAATtatgcagcttcagctatgtaaataacttAGCTGAACATGATATACTTGGGTCTGTTTACTGCAGTATCTTCACCTGTCAACTCTACTGATGCCTCTTATTCTCCTCATTTGGTAGAGTACCTGAGTCTACAGGAGAACCCTCAGCagttgatttattgcatctattatatactagggatgtaaaatttcaattaatgtGCTAACTGAAtggtcaatgcaatttgcattgactttgattagttgataagggcatctctgcctttgaggtgtagcaacagccccaagaCTGTTTCTACACTTCCAAGGTGGGGGCActgcaggggactcaagcagcccTCTGCTAGCTCTGTGCTCTCTGCGGTGTTTCAAGGCAGCAGCattgcatggagcctgaggtcagctcgGGTCTtcaagtccccagctgaccctgggctccatgtaggtgctgctgctttgaaatgccatgtgaaGCCCAGGACCAGCTGGAGAGTGCCAGCTGGCCCCAAGCTGGTGTTTTAGGGCAgcagaccttgggctccatgtggcactgccactatGAAGCACCCCTGCTCTTCTCctgccttgttgcctctgatggAAGGGCAGCCAGTGGCTGTCTGGGCACTCCTGGTGTGGGTAGGGAGGGTTAGGCCTTGAACCCACtatcctgtgctccccaggcaaaccCCCTATCCTCTATGACACTGCAGAACCCAGACCACCTCCTTACCTTCAGTAGGTcctttatcctgccttcctaatgcaggatcCTGGTCcaaccctggggcagcctgtgttggctagGTGCCTGCTCCCAGAAGGAGCGGGACTTAGTCGACTAGTATAAGCATTtccttattggatagtcgactaatcgTTCATATCCCTATTATATACACAATAAATCAACTCCCTCCCTGCTTAATTTATTGTTTCCTGTCAGTCCAGgaggtagtgaagacatgccctgaaGTCCTTATGCCCTGTTGCCTTTCAGGAGTGTTACATGCTAACATGGCTGGGACTAAATTGAAGCAGTCACATGTGAGTTTGAGGAACTCAGTTTacctcctctcttctccttttCATAGTAATTTgcttcttcttctcttttttggCTTTCTGCTTTGACCAGGCTTTATTCCTTATaaattttcttttcccttcattttcaagtctttcctttcttttttgctCTAACAGTTTTTGCCTTTGTTTTTCTCTATTTTTATCTTTAAAAGGAATAGAGTCTGTGTCAATACTGATAGGAGCAAAGTCTGGAAAACACTTTCCTTTTAGTTCAGGCATCTTTGGCATCCTCAGCAGTGCAAAACCTCGAGCAAGACTAGCAAAATCCAGATCTGTTAAAATAAGGATTAAGATGTTAGCATTATAACAAAGTGATAAATTAATCCACCAACAACCTTAAATACATGAGTAATTCCACTATTTGTGtttaagtactttgctggatTGGGGGGTACATTATATGTTGGGTTGTGAAGGAGGGGTTATATATCTTAATATTTGTATAGGGTTAAACACAGAGTTTATGTATGTAAAGCCCCTTCTTTCCCTAGAACACTGTTTGCGGCCTGATAATTAATTGCTTCTCTATTCAGCAGCTCCTGGAGATCTATGCCTGTCAGTGGGAAAttgaataaaacattttgttggTCAATCAAGAAATGTCAATTTGTCTAAATGAAAACTTCTTTACAAGATGAGAGATTTGTGGAAACTGGCCCTAATTTAAAATATCTGTAGTGAATAAATTTTGAAGAAGCTGTCACAATTTTCCACTGCAAAGTTTAACAAGTCTTGTccaattttaatttgaaaaagtaAAATAAAGGTTAAAAATTAAATGATTAGAAACATTTTGATTGAACCAATCAAAAAAATTCAACTTATTGGTTCATAAAAATAAGCTAAATGGAATGAAAAGTTTCAGTGCAGGAAAAAGATTCAAAATCTCAAAAATTCTTGTGAAACCGGAAAACCATCTTGCACATCATGCAAATCTTTTACTTTTTTCATTAACTCAGAGAAGGATTTCTGCACACTGCATTTTTGTGTTGTCTGTGTTTCTAAAATTTGCATTTTTGCCTTGTCAGAAGGGCCTGGGCTGGGTTTTTATCTGCAGTTTTGACTTTGGTTCCCCTCTATGGCTTTGACCAAATCACTTGAACTCTGTGCTTCAGTGTATCCTACTGTAAAACACCTTCTTTTGACAGAACTTGAGGAGTAATTAATTCATATTTACATAGCACTTTAATATAAGCATTTAACAGAAAGTAATTGTGTGCATGGAAACTTGGCAGAAGGATGAGCCAATAATGCTTATGCAACAACATGTAAGTTTTGCCAAACTGAATATAGTTTTTGAAGAAAAGTAAAAGTAGCACCTGCTGCTTAGATTACCTTTTATTCGGAAGATAAGATTGCACTCATGTTTGGCATAAGCCTGCACACAAGATACAAATGCTTTCATCCCTTTCTCAAACATGGCTCTGTCAGACAGAGCCATAGACTTCAGTTTAGGAAGAACATCTACCACATTTTTCAGTGGTTTCATTTCCTGCATGGGACACTTaaccagaaaaaaagaaaacataagcAGGAGCTAAATGTAATAGTTTAAAATCCATCTTGAAACTTCAAACACATACTTTAATAACAATTAAGCCTTAATACATGGAAGATTTTATCtacctcattttttttaactgataaaCAGAGGGAAAGTTAAGTGGCCTAATCAAGGTTAAATTCTAAAAGAATAGGCAACATGATGCATAAATCCTCACTCAAGTCTAATTACTAGACTTCACTGCAACTGTCCTACTGCTAATCTGGTAGAATTAAGACCATTAATTTACTTTGAGACCCAAAATGAGAAGAATGTCACTACAAAGGCATACAGATTTTGTTATATATTAAGTTGATAATTACACAATGCAAGAAACAATCTTGCATTAAGAGGGAGATTAATTAGTTTATATAACAAGTAGCTTCCACCTGTTTTCTGTTACTCAACTGGGTTAAAATCTCTCATCcatctgttttaaaatgtatgaatTCCGCTTTGCAATAACCCTTGTTTTAGGTCTCAAGGTAGTTTTCAGTGTAACTTTTCTACTGTTAGGAAATAAAAGATAACTCACCTTTTGGTTTATTGAGAGAAAATTAACATATGATTCTTCCATAGGAAGCAAAAATACAAGGGCACTACCTAAATGGCCAATTCGAGCTGTTCGACCACAGCGATGTACAAAGGCACTAAAAAAAACAATAGACAGTTGTTTTAATAAGTTGAGCTActcagtttgtttttaaaataatacaagaCAATGAGTGGTATGGCAAGTCTTTTGGAACAGCAGATCTAGTGGTACTGTACTCTTGATGGAGGTGAGTAACAACAGGAGTTACCTGAATACCCTGTAAGCAGCATGTGCTTGTACTTAAATGTTCATGTAAAAAGGAAATTTGTCAAATGTGTGTGTTATGATAAAATTATGACACTTGTGGTGACAAGATAGGGAAATAGTTACTTTAATTAGCTTTATTTTTCACCCTTTTATAGCATTCCGTgaacagctctgcccctgcctacATCCCTGCTCTCATTTACTTCTTCCATACCTGCCTTACCACCCCTTTCGTACTCCAATTCTGCCATCCTTATGATAGGAAATCTCTTTCATACACATGTAAATGGCCACTACCATTTTATTAATGTTAAGCCATGTCACCTATAAATGCTATAGTGCTGTTACATGTCAGACTTAACAAAAACTGCACTATTTCAATCTTCCGTTCGGCATGTGGTACAGCTACATTGTTTTGTCAATCCAGATTAAGTCTTTAGCAGCGAATAGATCCTCCAGTGCGTTTTGTACAGTACTAAGATCATTCTACACTTAAATAGTACATTTACATAAACAGTAGTGGAATTAAAGTTCATAAGAATTAAAGTTGTACCTTGCACTGCTAGGTGGATCATACTGTAAAACCCAGTTTACTTCTGGAATGTCTATGCCACGGGCCATCACATCTGTGCAAACTAAAATACCACtagaaaattgaaagaaaatgCAAAATTCTGATCAAATAGTAATTTGAGAAGTGCCAACCAACAGCTCCCAACTTCTGCTCTGATTTATACATCATGCATCTCCAATGAAGGTGCATGTCAGAGCAGAATATTTGGCCTTAAGTTTTTCAAAAACATTAATATCAAAATTATAGAAGACATTATAGGCAAGTTAAAGTTTACCTTGGATGAAAATTCTACTAAATATTTAGGAGAAGCAATGTATTTTATTGTGAACAACGCAAATTTAAGCTGGATAATCAACTCTTCCCTTTACAAGTTCCATATTTAAATAATGTCCCCTGCTTCTAAATACTATATATTAAAGAAAGATCAAGTGACCAAACTTGCAGTTTTTTTAAACTACCTTTAAAAAAAGACTTCAATAGGTGACTGGGGGAATGATTCATTTTCACACAGAAAGCTAAAACTGAAGTCCTAATACataaattgaaataaaaagaaCATAACAGGGCAAGAATTCCAGTCTTTTTCTAATGAGACAAATATTGCTGGGCAGTGATGATAGCTCATACTGCAAAACTGAAAAAAGATAACTTGAATAGAAATGAAAAAGCATTTTGCAAGGTGTAAACCCACATTCTTTTGTTTGTATACTAATAAAGGTTTCAATTCCTTTTATCAGAAATGAATGTTCACCATTGCTTCTTTTTCAAATGGGAATGTTACCCAAGAGcagtttttgttattgttttagcAATTAATCTATTTTTTCCTCTCATTGAGTATACCTATCTATACATGCTTAAAAGTGGGTGTGATTTATATCATCCACATTATCCCAGCTGCTTCAGTAGCCTGGCTGGTAGCCTATACTTCTATAGGAAAGCTATATTTCTATGCTCATGTGGTGTGAACTTCTAGATGTTGAAAGATGATATTTTACATTTCTTAGCATTAACATTTTGACTGGAGTAATCTATTCAAACACTCCTACCTTGGGAGTTGCCGAAACTCGGTAAAAATCTTGTTACGTTTGTGTTTCATTTTCCCATGAATGCACattattttcacatttttaacTAAACATTCCAATGCTTTCCCATAATATTCCACACAGGCACAGGTACTGAGAAGACAATGAAAACCACAAAAAGTCAGCATCAACTTTTGTTTGTAAGCTGTATTTTAAATTATACAAATGCATGTGGATTTAGCACTGGTGACAGGTGCTATCTTGTCTCACTCAATACCCCCTGACatgtcaaaatatttttccaaTCACTTCCTGTTCTGATTTATCAAGCAGTGTTTAATATCATCACCAGCTATTTTCCACCCCATTTTACAAGCATTGATATTGCTTTATTTACTATACATTGCCTGTCCATTAAAGGTCAGATTCTTGCTTACCAAAATTTAATTTCGCATTCACCAAAAATATAACATAGCTTTTCTGGAGCAAAGGGGTCAAGGAGCTTCAAAAAGAAAGGTGCTATATCAGTTGTCTATTTTTATTACTAAATGTATAAGCATTGTTTTAATGACTAATGTACAGTAGATGATAATACATTATTGTGGTTAAGAAATAATCTCAAATAATAATAATCCCTAAAAGTTCAAATTGTCTTTGACTTTGTTATATTatgatgaagaagaagaaaatttTAGTGGGAAGCAACCATCCCTGCAATTTGTGTGCATTGTACTGCACAAAGGAAGTGGCTAATGTGCTCCTATATGTCTCATGCAGTGCCGAGCACACAAATGATCATATCACTGTTTTCACAAACAAGCCCAGATGAATTACCTGAAAAAGATCAGATGTTTCTCCTGCTTGTGTTGTCGAAGAAAATGCACCAACTGATTAAATTTTTCATCTGATTTGCATATCTGCACAACATCAAAAtatacagaaaataaaactgatttgcttatttttttccattcacttcagtaTAAAGCCACTGTGGCTCATTCATGCACTAATATTAGGAAACGTTTTATACAAGCAACTCAATTTAATGCTTGCTGAGATATATTCTACATGCTGCATCAGTGTGTGAACACTGTTCTTTATGTAGAATGGTGCTTACTGAAGTTAATTAAAACTAAACATTAACGATGGAATTCAACTTTAAAGTTTCTTGTTATTAGAGATTTTTGAAGCTGAACTATTGACCTACTTACAGATCTTGGATGAAATTATTTTCTCTCAGAGTAAATACACAATGACCTCAGTGGTTGGGGAGCCTTACATATTATCCCAGAAATGGACAAGAGGCAGctagtgggccagatccaacccaTCAAGCtgttggatccagcctgcagccatCTCACCAGTACTCTTACTATACCGCGGAGCAGTCGCTTTAAAGAACaagctgctaattgctctgcaagcttTGTGTGCTGTTCCCAGCCCCTAGCAAAATctccaagctcccattggccagtttcctgtcaataggagctgagaaattttgctgacagCAGGAGCAGTGAATGAATCCTCCTCATTCCCACCTCCCTCTCTGTGCGGGAGCAGAGCCAGTGGAGCAGCCCACAGGCAGGgaatctgcagagctgctgggagccacctaggtaagcatctcccagccagaatCTGCCTCTGGCaacccaccctctctctctccacaaATACCTGTGCCAGgctaccacccaaaccctctgtatcccttcTCCTGGttacaattccctcccagatcccagactccattcccctgccccacgtCATTACCCAACACTCTAccatcccctttcccccccttctcccaaatcacaactccctcccagactctgcgccccctcctacatccctcccacaggccagaatcctctcctgcacccataacctcTGCTGGACCCTGGAACCGAAGCCCTTGCCCCAGATtataaccccttccttcacccaaactccctc
Proteins encoded:
- the DDX55 gene encoding ATP-dependent RNA helicase DDX55 isoform X2, which gives rise to METVTEGSWESLPATLSPGVLQTLRELGFPCMTPVQVTGSGKTLAFVIPILEILLRREEKLKKMQVGAIVITPTRELAVQINEVLSYFTKQFPQFSQILLIGGRNPIEDIEKFKEQGGNIIIATPGRLEDMFRRKADGLDLASCVKSLDVLVLDEADRLLDMGFEASLNTILDFLPKQRRTGLFSATQTQEVENLVRAGLRNPVRISVKEKGVAASSTQKTPTRLENYYMICKSDEKFNQLVHFLRQHKQEKHLIFFSTCACVEYYGKALECLVKNVKIMCIHGKMKHKRNKIFTEFRQLPSGILVCTDVMARGIDIPEVNWVLQYDPPSSASAFVHRCGRTARIGHLGSALVFLLPMEESYVNFLSINQKCPMQEMKPLKNVVDVLPKLKSMALSDRAMFEKGMKAFVSCVQAYAKHECNLIFRIKDLDFASLARGFALLRMPKMPELKGKCFPDFAPISIDTDSIPFKDKNREKQRQKLLEQKRKERLENEGKRKFIRNKAWSKQKAKKEKKKQITMKRRREEGSNIEDEEMEELLNDTRLLKRLKKGKISEEEFEKKLMSSEKKIKAVSNSESED
- the DDX55 gene encoding ATP-dependent RNA helicase DDX55 isoform X3 encodes the protein MSNKDVAAEAVTGSGKTLAFVIPILEILLRREEKLKKMQVGAIVITPTRELAVQINEVLSYFTKQFPQFSQILLIGGRNPIEDIEKFKEQGGNIIIATPGRLEDMFRRKADGLDLASCVKSLDVLVLDEADRLLDMGFEASLNTILDFLPKQRRTGLFSATQTQEVENLVRAGLRNPVRISVKEKGVAASSTQKTPTRLENYYMICKSDEKFNQLVHFLRQHKQEKHLIFFSTCACVEYYGKALECLVKNVKIMCIHGKMKHKRNKIFTEFRQLPSGILVCTDVMARGIDIPEVNWVLQYDPPSSASAFVHRCGRTARIGHLGSALVFLLPMEESYVNFLSINQKCPMQEMKPLKNVVDVLPKLKSMALSDRAMFEKGMKAFVSCVQAYAKHECNLIFRIKDLDFASLARGFALLRMPKMPELKGKCFPDFAPISIDTDSIPFKDKNREKQRQKLLEQKRKERLENEGKRKFIRNKAWSKQKAKKEKKKQITMKRRREEGSNIEDEEMEELLNDTRLLKRLKKGKISEEEFEKKLMSSEKKIKAVSNSESED